A stretch of the Bradyrhizobium arachidis genome encodes the following:
- a CDS encoding outer membrane protein: protein MKNVLLALTAVAAMTGSAFAADMAPRTYAKAPVAAPVVTNWTGCYLGAGGGAAMTNNDNNLYDPVTGLAFTGNQTNGARGWFGTVQAGCDYQFGNWVVGAFGDYDFMDVRGDVSLFPGTSGQQKQDWQWAVGGRVGYLIVPQLLTYVSGGYTQAHWQSTTLNAFGFGPVLTSPGFTKSGWFIGTGDEYALTTFLPGLFWKTEYRYSEFDRQNGPINDFATGLPFGANSTQKLREHSVRSELVYRFNWGGAVVAKY from the coding sequence ATGAAAAACGTTTTGCTCGCTCTGACCGCGGTTGCGGCAATGACCGGATCGGCTTTTGCCGCTGATATGGCCCCGCGCACCTACGCGAAGGCTCCGGTTGCGGCACCCGTGGTGACCAACTGGACCGGCTGCTACCTCGGTGCCGGCGGCGGCGCCGCGATGACCAACAATGACAACAACCTCTATGACCCCGTCACCGGACTTGCTTTCACGGGCAATCAGACCAACGGTGCACGCGGCTGGTTCGGCACCGTCCAGGCAGGCTGCGACTACCAGTTCGGAAACTGGGTGGTCGGCGCCTTCGGTGACTACGACTTCATGGACGTGCGCGGTGACGTGTCCCTCTTCCCGGGCACCTCGGGTCAGCAGAAGCAGGATTGGCAGTGGGCCGTGGGTGGCCGCGTCGGCTACCTCATTGTGCCGCAGCTCCTGACCTACGTCTCGGGCGGCTACACCCAGGCACATTGGCAGTCGACGACCTTGAACGCCTTCGGCTTCGGTCCGGTCCTGACTTCGCCTGGCTTCACCAAGAGCGGCTGGTTCATCGGCACCGGTGACGAATATGCCCTGACTACCTTCCTGCCCGGCCTGTTCTGGAAGACCGAGTATCGCTACTCGGAGTTCGATCGTCAGAACGGCCCGATCAACGACTTTGCCACCGGCCTCCCGTTTGGTGCCAACTCGACCCAGAAGCTCCGCGAGCACAGCGTGCGCAGCGAGCTGGTCTACCGCTTCAACTGGGGTGGTGCGGTCGTCGCGAAGTACTGA
- a CDS encoding outer membrane protein yields MKKIVLALTAVAAMTGSALAADMAPRTYAKAPPVAAPVANWTGCYVGAGGGGAMTNNDGLLVDSVTGLPLTNNVTSGARGWFGTVQLGCDYQFQNWVVGAFGDYDFMDVRGDTGVFPVATGLQKQDYQWAVGARVGYLVLPQLLTYISGGYTQSHWKSTNLSFFGGATPFATMSGFTKGGWFVGTGDEYALTSFLPGLFWKTEYRYSEFDRADAQLFDFATGLPAPGFATNKVREHSVRSELVYRFNWGAPLVAKY; encoded by the coding sequence ATGAAGAAGATTGTGCTCGCTCTGACCGCTGTTGCGGCGATGACCGGATCGGCTCTTGCCGCTGACATGGCCCCGCGGACCTACGCCAAGGCTCCCCCGGTTGCGGCTCCGGTCGCGAACTGGACCGGCTGCTATGTCGGCGCCGGTGGCGGCGGTGCAATGACCAACAACGATGGCCTCCTTGTCGACAGCGTAACCGGCCTTCCCCTTACCAATAATGTAACGAGCGGCGCGCGTGGCTGGTTCGGCACCGTTCAGCTGGGTTGCGACTACCAGTTCCAGAACTGGGTGGTGGGCGCTTTCGGCGACTATGACTTCATGGACGTGCGGGGCGACACGGGCGTTTTCCCTGTCGCCACCGGGCTGCAGAAGCAGGATTATCAGTGGGCGGTGGGTGCCCGTGTCGGTTACCTCGTCCTGCCTCAGTTGCTGACCTACATCTCGGGCGGTTATACGCAGAGCCACTGGAAGTCGACTAATTTGAGTTTCTTCGGTGGTGCGACCCCGTTTGCGACGATGTCCGGGTTCACCAAGGGCGGCTGGTTCGTCGGCACCGGCGACGAGTACGCTCTGACCAGCTTCCTCCCCGGATTGTTCTGGAAGACGGAGTATCGCTATTCGGAATTCGATCGAGCAGACGCCCAACTCTTCGACTTTGCCACCGGTCTCCCGGCCCCCGGCTTCGCGACCAACAAGGTGCGTGAGCACAGCGTGCGCAGCGAGCTCGTCTACCGCTTCAACTGGGGCGCTCCGCTGGTCGCAAAGTACTGA
- a CDS encoding outer membrane protein yields MNKIVLALTAVAAMTGSAFAADMAPRTYAKAPPVAAPVANWTGCYVGAGGGGAMTNNDGIIVSTVTGLPLTNNVTTGARGWFGTVQVGCDYQFQNWVVGAFGDYDFMDVRGDTGVFPAFTGQQKQDYQWAVGARVGYLVLPQLLTYVSAGYTQGHWKSTNLSPFGAATPFATMSGFTKGGWFVGTGDEYALTTFLPGLFWKTEYRYSEFDNANAGLNDFATGLPLPGFATNKVREHSVRSELVYRFNWGAPLVAKY; encoded by the coding sequence ATGAACAAGATCGTGCTGGCTCTGACCGCCGTTGCGGCAATGACCGGATCGGCTTTTGCCGCCGATATGGCCCCGCGGACCTACGCCAAGGCTCCCCCCGTTGCGGCGCCGGTGGCGAACTGGACCGGCTGCTACGTCGGCGCCGGCGGCGGCGGCGCGATGACCAACAACGACGGCATCATTGTCAGTACCGTAACCGGCCTTCCCCTTACCAATAATGTGACAACCGGCGCGCGTGGCTGGTTCGGCACGGTTCAGGTGGGTTGCGACTACCAGTTCCAGAACTGGGTGGTGGGCGCTTTCGGCGACTATGATTTCATGGACGTGAGGGGCGACACCGGCGTTTTCCCTGCCTTCACCGGACAGCAGAAGCAGGATTATCAGTGGGCGGTGGGTGCCCGTGTCGGCTACCTCGTGCTGCCTCAGTTGCTGACCTATGTCTCGGCCGGTTATACCCAGGGCCATTGGAAGTCGACGAATTTGAGCCCCTTCGGTGCTGCGACCCCGTTTGCGACGATGTCCGGATTCACCAAGGGTGGCTGGTTCGTCGGCACCGGCGACGAGTACGCCCTGACCACCTTCCTGCCGGGCCTGTTCTGGAAGACCGAGTATCGCTACTCGGAATTCGACAACGCAAACGCCGGTCTCAACGACTTTGCCACGGGTCTCCCGCTTCCCGGCTTCGCGACCAACAAAGTACGCGAGCACAGCGTGCGCAGCGAACTCGTCTACCGCTTCAACTGGGGCGCTCCGCTGGTCGCGAAGTACTGA
- a CDS encoding outer membrane protein — protein MKKLIFVLVAAAYAGSATAADLGARSYTKAPVVEQVSSWTGFYLGGEAGGRWSDSTWTTYALQDPIAPGSNFRLPQGNPASFDSTSARIGGYAGYNWQFATSWVAGLEGDIAWGDGKKTLAGIPGTWAPAATAATIALDGSSVKLGWDAAIRGKLGILVSPNVLLFGTGGVAWQDVSINANCQPGGGWSCGAVRNTTFNTVKTGWTAGAGVEAKIWGNWLARGEYRYADFGRTDYLFFPSTSDGVWMHHDLKTHTVSVGLAYQFGGPVVARY, from the coding sequence ATGAAGAAGTTGATATTCGTGTTGGTCGCCGCAGCATATGCGGGTTCGGCCACGGCGGCAGATCTCGGCGCCCGCAGCTATACCAAGGCGCCCGTGGTCGAGCAGGTCTCGTCCTGGACCGGGTTCTATCTCGGCGGCGAAGCCGGCGGTCGCTGGTCGGACTCGACCTGGACGACCTACGCGTTGCAGGATCCAATCGCACCCGGATCGAACTTCCGTCTGCCGCAGGGCAATCCCGCGAGCTTCGACAGCACCAGTGCGCGGATCGGCGGCTATGCCGGTTACAACTGGCAGTTCGCGACGTCGTGGGTCGCCGGCCTCGAGGGCGACATCGCCTGGGGTGACGGCAAGAAGACGCTTGCGGGCATTCCCGGCACCTGGGCTCCGGCCGCGACGGCCGCGACGATCGCTCTCGACGGATCGAGCGTCAAACTCGGCTGGGATGCTGCGATTCGCGGCAAGCTCGGTATTCTCGTCTCGCCCAACGTCCTGCTGTTCGGCACCGGCGGCGTTGCCTGGCAGGACGTCTCGATCAATGCGAACTGTCAGCCGGGCGGCGGCTGGAGTTGCGGCGCCGTCCGCAACACCACGTTCAACACCGTGAAGACCGGATGGACCGCCGGCGCCGGCGTCGAAGCAAAGATCTGGGGCAATTGGCTCGCCCGCGGCGAGTATCGCTACGCTGACTTTGGCCGTACCGACTACCTGTTCTTCCCCAGCACGTCCGACGGCGTGTGGATGCACCACGACCTCAAGACCCACACCGTGTCGGTTGGCCTCGCCTATCAGTTCGGTGGCCCGGTGGTGGCAAGATACTGA